One part of the Sphingobacterium sp. LZ7M1 genome encodes these proteins:
- a CDS encoding efflux RND transporter permease subunit, whose translation MLDQIIKFSIKNKIIIGIMTLVLIVWGVWSATKLPIDAVPDITNNQVQIFTSTPTLAGQEVERLVTFPIEQSIANIPDIEEIRSISRFGLSVITHYCSL comes from the coding sequence GTGCTAGATCAAATCATAAAATTTAGTATCAAGAATAAGATCATTATTGGTATAATGACCTTGGTCTTGATAGTTTGGGGAGTATGGTCAGCTACCAAATTACCCATTGATGCCGTTCCTGACATCACTAACAATCAGGTTCAGATATTCACCAGTACGCCAACACTTGCAGGACAGGAAGTTGAACGACTTGTTACTTTCCCAATCGAGCAGAGCATTGCCAATATTCCAGATATTGAGGAAATCCGATCTATTTCTCGGTTTGGCCTTTCTGTCATTACTCATTACTGTAGTCTTTAA
- a CDS encoding DUF6660 family protein gives MRFASIILMVYVMVLTLIPCSDRMTESHAHLHSSTEKSTHQEQHDCSKDSCTPFCTCSCCGISLTVASFHMLKLEKPIESYSNIDLTEKEYPLVSNDQENIWQPPQV, from the coding sequence ATGAGATTCGCTTCTATCATATTAATGGTTTATGTCATGGTCCTTACCTTGATACCATGCAGTGATCGCATGACGGAATCTCATGCCCATCTCCATAGCTCAACTGAAAAATCAACCCATCAGGAACAACATGACTGCTCCAAAGACAGCTGTACACCTTTCTGTACCTGTTCATGCTGCGGAATTTCCTTAACGGTTGCGAGTTTTCATATGTTAAAGCTTGAAAAACCAATTGAATCCTATTCCAACATAGATTTAACAGAAAAAGAATACCCACTAGTCAGCAATGACCAGGAAAACATTTGGCAACCCCCTCAGGTTTAA
- a CDS encoding trans-aconitate 2-methyltransferase, which yields MQKFVDRSEQAADKIFDSRTVQKDYHSIMGIIKPGMSVLDVGCGTGAISKGIAELVGPTGKVIGIDNTRDFIESGKRNYAELDNLKLVHADIFDYSNTEKFDLVVSARTLQWLSKPNEAIRQMITFLKPNGILSVLDYIHEDIEWNPKIPESMANYYSSWLKWRSDNGMNNRMAECLPIIFNENGLRNIEVRESNETYLKDQDDFEDKLGIWIKVASSKQLVEEQYVTEELRQKAILDYQNWISSDAQAMQMMLKEVRGQKIE from the coding sequence ATGCAGAAATTCGTCGATCGTTCAGAGCAAGCAGCAGATAAGATTTTTGATAGCCGGACCGTACAAAAAGATTACCACAGCATCATGGGAATAATAAAGCCCGGAATGTCGGTTTTGGATGTAGGCTGCGGTACAGGAGCGATTAGTAAGGGCATCGCAGAACTGGTAGGACCCACTGGAAAAGTGATCGGTATAGACAATACCCGTGATTTTATTGAATCTGGGAAGCGGAATTATGCAGAGCTGGACAACCTTAAATTAGTACATGCCGATATTTTTGATTATTCAAATACAGAAAAATTTGATTTGGTTGTTTCTGCCAGGACATTACAATGGTTATCCAAACCAAATGAAGCCATTAGACAAATGATAACATTCCTGAAACCTAATGGGATACTTTCTGTTTTGGACTATATCCATGAAGACATTGAGTGGAACCCTAAAATCCCGGAAAGCATGGCCAACTATTACAGTTCATGGTTGAAGTGGAGATCAGATAATGGAATGAATAACCGCATGGCGGAATGCTTGCCCATAATTTTCAATGAGAATGGATTAAGGAACATTGAAGTCCGGGAGTCCAATGAGACCTATCTGAAAGATCAAGATGATTTTGAAGATAAATTGGGGATCTGGATCAAAGTAGCCAGTTCAAAGCAGCTTGTTGAAGAACAGTATGTTACGGAAGAATTAAGACAGAAAGCAATTTTGGACTATCAAAATTGGATCAGCAGTGATGCCCAAGCGATGCAAATGATGCTGAAAGAGGTGCGAGGGCAAAAGATAGAGTAA
- a CDS encoding DUF1553 domain-containing protein, translating to MRRKILVFSALAVLVLTVGFFTVHNSEEVDFSKDVKPILNKHCISCHGGVKKNGDLSFLFEEEAFANAKSGEPAIIRGDAEHSNMIKRLTEEDPELRMPYNAAKLDDSEIDILRKWIDQGAKWGKHWAYELPEEVEVPKSFSFASLFGFKPKGINNNIDYFIKDKLDDQGLSSSEEAARETLLRRVYLDLVGVPPSLEEVEAFKNDNRDDAYEIRVDSLLNSQQYGEKWASWWLDMARYADTKGYEKDMSRQIWEYRDWVIRAFNKDMPYDQFSIEQLAGDLLPEPSKDQLIATAFHRNTMNNDEGGTDSEEFRVAAVLDRVNTTYQVWLSTTFECVQCHSHTYDPFKFEEYYKSVAFFNNTRDEDTEGDHPRLRFYGEQEQHKIDSIKTWLTQYGNEKLLHSTDLFLKSLEPKIHAHYTDQLNNAALYDTKWLGVRSGGNARMRNIQLDGKKLIYLNYWTGNTGGRLEIRKDSLAGESIASIELPSTQGRQVIQAPIAATQGRHDLYLVFTNPKLGKDEPVCMVEWLAFREPFPDMKAPGAEHIQKSILQLVNTNPSSVPIMIENPEDMKRTTKIFERGNRLAPGDVVEPKVPEALNPFPKGAPNNRLGFAQWLVAKDNPLTARTLVNRVWAQLFGRGLVEPLGDMGTQSNPPIHRELLDYLALDLMHEKEWSMKSLVKDIVLSSTYRQSSSLDSKDAKKDPENYYLARGPRFRLSAEQIRDQALTVSGLLSGKMFGPSVMPHQPDGVWMSVYSGEAWKKSEGEDQFRRGIYTFLKRTSPYPSFISFDASSREVCLVDRIRTNTPLQALTTLNDPVYIEAAKNLAAIMKKESNGDLKSGIAAGYRHTMFRDLSADKLAALEKLYAQAYDNFEKRPAEAEKFMGKDHVSPNSKELISDAAYTLVANALLNLDEFLTKS from the coding sequence ATGAGAAGAAAAATATTGGTTTTTTCTGCTTTGGCTGTTCTGGTGTTGACCGTCGGTTTTTTTACTGTACATAACAGTGAAGAAGTGGATTTCAGCAAAGATGTTAAGCCCATCCTGAACAAGCATTGTATTTCATGCCATGGTGGGGTGAAAAAAAATGGCGACCTGAGTTTTCTTTTCGAAGAGGAAGCCTTTGCCAATGCGAAGTCAGGTGAGCCCGCAATCATCCGCGGTGATGCCGAGCACAGTAACATGATCAAACGCCTGACCGAAGAGGATCCTGAATTGCGCATGCCCTACAATGCCGCAAAATTGGATGACAGTGAAATCGATATCCTGCGTAAATGGATAGACCAAGGGGCTAAATGGGGCAAGCATTGGGCATATGAGCTGCCTGAAGAAGTGGAGGTTCCTAAATCCTTTTCATTCGCCTCCCTTTTTGGTTTCAAGCCAAAAGGGATTAACAATAACATAGACTATTTCATTAAAGATAAATTGGATGATCAGGGACTTTCTTCTTCGGAAGAAGCTGCCCGAGAAACTCTTTTGAGAAGGGTTTATCTGGACCTGGTCGGTGTTCCGCCAAGCCTTGAGGAGGTAGAAGCCTTTAAAAATGATAATCGCGACGACGCCTACGAAATAAGGGTGGATAGCTTGCTCAATTCGCAGCAGTATGGCGAGAAATGGGCCTCCTGGTGGCTCGATATGGCCAGATATGCTGATACCAAAGGCTATGAAAAGGATATGTCCAGGCAGATCTGGGAGTATAGGGACTGGGTGATCCGAGCCTTCAACAAGGACATGCCCTATGATCAGTTCAGTATAGAACAGCTTGCCGGAGACCTGTTGCCTGAACCTAGCAAGGACCAACTGATTGCTACGGCATTCCACAGGAATACCATGAATAATGATGAGGGTGGTACAGACAGTGAGGAGTTTAGGGTTGCTGCGGTCCTGGACCGTGTAAATACAACCTATCAGGTTTGGTTGAGTACGACCTTTGAATGTGTGCAATGCCATAGCCATACCTATGATCCCTTCAAATTTGAGGAATATTATAAATCCGTCGCCTTTTTTAACAATACGCGAGATGAAGATACCGAAGGGGATCATCCGAGACTGCGTTTTTATGGCGAACAGGAGCAACATAAAATTGATAGCATCAAGACTTGGTTGACCCAATATGGCAATGAGAAGCTGCTGCATTCGACGGACCTTTTCTTAAAAAGCCTTGAACCTAAGATACATGCTCATTATACAGATCAACTGAACAATGCCGCTCTATACGATACTAAATGGTTAGGGGTGCGTAGTGGTGGAAATGCCAGAATGAGGAACATCCAACTGGATGGAAAGAAGTTGATCTACCTGAACTATTGGACTGGAAATACAGGTGGAAGGCTGGAAATCCGTAAGGACAGTTTAGCTGGAGAATCCATCGCCAGTATTGAGCTTCCAAGTACACAGGGAAGACAGGTGATACAGGCTCCGATAGCCGCTACCCAAGGCCGACATGATCTTTACCTGGTATTTACCAATCCCAAATTAGGGAAGGATGAACCGGTGTGCATGGTGGAATGGTTGGCTTTTCGGGAGCCATTTCCTGACATGAAGGCGCCTGGTGCGGAGCATATTCAAAAAAGTATATTGCAATTGGTCAATACTAATCCTTCCAGTGTTCCGATCATGATCGAGAACCCTGAGGACATGAAAAGGACCACCAAGATATTTGAACGTGGAAACCGTTTGGCGCCGGGGGATGTGGTGGAGCCCAAAGTACCGGAAGCATTGAACCCATTTCCGAAAGGAGCTCCCAACAACCGATTGGGCTTTGCACAGTGGTTGGTTGCCAAAGATAATCCGCTGACGGCAAGGACGCTGGTAAACCGGGTATGGGCGCAGCTGTTCGGTAGAGGGTTGGTAGAACCATTGGGGGATATGGGAACCCAGAGCAATCCACCGATCCATAGGGAATTGCTGGATTACCTTGCCTTGGATCTGATGCATGAAAAGGAATGGAGCATGAAGTCCTTGGTCAAGGATATCGTTCTTTCCTCAACCTATAGACAGTCATCCAGCCTGGATAGCAAGGATGCCAAAAAGGATCCGGAGAACTATTACTTGGCAAGAGGTCCACGTTTTAGACTTTCTGCAGAACAGATCCGTGACCAAGCGCTGACGGTAAGTGGGTTGCTGAGTGGCAAGATGTTTGGACCAAGCGTGATGCCGCATCAACCAGATGGAGTTTGGATGTCGGTGTACAGTGGCGAAGCCTGGAAGAAAAGTGAGGGTGAAGACCAATTCAGAAGAGGAATCTATACCTTCCTGAAACGGACCAGTCCTTATCCTTCCTTTATTTCCTTTGATGCATCGAGTAGGGAAGTCTGTCTCGTGGACAGAATCAGGACGAATACTCCGCTCCAAGCATTGACGACATTGAACGACCCGGTTTATATAGAGGCAGCGAAGAACCTCGCCGCAATTATGAAAAAAGAATCTAATGGAGACCTGAAATCAGGGATAGCGGCTGGATACCGGCATACGATGTTCAGGGATCTCTCCGCCGATAAATTGGCTGCACTAGAGAAACTCTATGCGCAAGCCTATGATAATTTTGAAAAGCGACCAGCTGAGGCGGAAAAGTTCATGGGCAAGGACCATGTTTCGCCTAACAGTAAAGAGCTGATCAGTGATGCTGCATATACCTTGGTAGCGAACGCTCTGTTGAACCTAGATGAATTTTTGACTAAATCTTAA
- a CDS encoding DUF1501 domain-containing protein: protein MKDFDKLMKEAYHRQLQAETRRHFLKKCVAGIGSIALGGMMASCMRSGNSANAEGIDLNSLNPLLPRAPHFAGKAKNVIYLHMAGAPSQLELFDYKPALQKLHNQPCPESLLAGKTFAFIRGVPKMLGPQATFKQYGQSGAWVSDHLPHFSRVVDEVSFLKAVHTDQFNHGPAQLFMHTGSARLGRPSIGSWVTYGLGSENSNLPGFVVLTSGGKTPDAGKSVWGSGFLPSVYQGVQCRSKGDPVLYIADPEGMDRDLKRNAIDAINQVNKEEYETFKDPETLSRIAQYEMAYKMQVAVPEVMDINNEPEYIHELYGTKPGQESFANNCLLARKLVEKGVRFVQLFDWGWDSHGTNPSDSIDLGFRNKCREIDRPMTALIMDLKQRGLLEETLVVWGGEFGRTPMQENRDNNDMPFLGRDHHTDAYTIWMAGGGIRNGVSYGETDEIGFTGISGRSSVHDVHATMLHLLGFDHEKFTYEFQGRPFRLTDVEGTVIKDII, encoded by the coding sequence ATGAAAGACTTTGATAAGCTAATGAAAGAGGCCTACCATAGGCAGTTGCAGGCAGAGACTAGGCGACATTTCCTTAAGAAATGTGTTGCTGGGATTGGAAGCATCGCCCTTGGGGGAATGATGGCAAGTTGTATGCGTTCTGGAAATTCTGCAAATGCTGAAGGCATTGACCTCAATTCCTTGAATCCTTTGCTGCCCCGGGCCCCTCACTTTGCCGGAAAGGCCAAGAACGTAATCTATCTTCATATGGCCGGAGCGCCGTCCCAATTGGAGCTTTTTGATTATAAACCTGCTTTGCAGAAACTTCATAACCAACCTTGCCCAGAATCTTTGTTAGCGGGTAAGACCTTCGCTTTTATCCGTGGTGTTCCCAAAATGTTGGGGCCGCAGGCAACTTTTAAGCAATATGGACAGAGCGGAGCTTGGGTTTCGGATCATCTCCCACACTTTAGCAGGGTGGTCGACGAGGTGAGTTTCCTGAAGGCTGTACATACCGACCAGTTTAATCACGGTCCGGCCCAATTGTTCATGCATACCGGAAGTGCCCGATTAGGACGTCCGAGCATCGGCTCTTGGGTAACCTATGGCCTGGGTTCGGAGAACAGCAATTTGCCGGGATTTGTAGTGCTGACTTCTGGGGGGAAGACTCCAGATGCGGGGAAAAGTGTTTGGGGCAGTGGCTTCCTGCCTTCAGTGTACCAAGGGGTGCAGTGTAGGTCTAAAGGTGACCCGGTGCTCTATATTGCCGATCCGGAAGGGATGGACCGCGACCTCAAGCGGAACGCCATAGATGCCATCAATCAGGTGAACAAGGAGGAGTACGAAACGTTCAAAGATCCTGAGACCCTGTCCAGGATAGCACAATATGAGATGGCCTATAAAATGCAGGTAGCAGTTCCTGAGGTGATGGACATCAACAATGAACCGGAATATATACACGAACTCTATGGCACTAAACCAGGGCAGGAGTCTTTTGCGAATAACTGTCTGCTGGCACGTAAGCTCGTGGAGAAGGGGGTTCGGTTCGTTCAGCTCTTCGATTGGGGCTGGGATAGCCATGGTACCAATCCTTCTGATTCCATTGACCTCGGCTTTCGCAACAAATGCCGCGAGATTGACCGCCCGATGACTGCACTCATCATGGACCTCAAGCAACGTGGTTTGCTGGAAGAGACCTTGGTAGTTTGGGGTGGCGAGTTCGGAAGGACCCCGATGCAGGAAAACCGTGACAACAACGATATGCCTTTCCTTGGACGTGACCACCATACCGATGCTTATACTATCTGGATGGCCGGTGGTGGTATCCGCAATGGGGTCAGCTATGGTGAAACGGATGAAATTGGGTTTACGGGAATTAGTGGAAGATCTTCAGTACATGATGTACATGCGACCATGCTGCATTTGCTAGGGTTTGACCATGAAAAGTTTACCTATGAATTCCAAGGACGGCCGTTTAGGCTGACCGATGTGGAAGGGACCGTAATCAAAGATATTATCTAA
- a CDS encoding sugar phosphate isomerase/epimerase — MKNLFRLLIILVCQMNFLFAQTEKGPTIKYYCTNWGMTDSWADFCKKVKAAGYDGVETWLPSGQAERTAMLKALKENGLSLGLLAGGGGSDFTAYMGSFENNLKEAIKLKPDYINCHTGKEYYSFEENKKLILLAYGMSKQSGIPIYHETHRGRFSFAANITKEYLEKIPELTLALDISHWCVVHESLLSDQKEAVELALSRTGHIHTRVGHQQGAQVNDPAAPEWKAALDQHLAWWDAIVDRHKKQGKSTLTMCMEFGPSGYLPTLPYTQQPVADQWSVNKFMLDLLKKRYSSL, encoded by the coding sequence ATGAAGAACCTTTTTAGGCTATTGATCATTCTGGTCTGTCAAATGAATTTTCTGTTTGCACAGACGGAAAAGGGACCGACCATCAAATATTATTGTACAAACTGGGGCATGACTGATAGCTGGGCCGACTTCTGTAAGAAAGTGAAGGCGGCTGGATATGATGGCGTGGAGACTTGGTTGCCAAGTGGGCAGGCTGAAAGGACTGCTATGCTAAAAGCGCTGAAGGAAAATGGACTTTCCTTGGGGCTGCTCGCTGGAGGGGGTGGAAGTGACTTTACAGCCTATATGGGCAGTTTTGAGAATAACCTCAAGGAAGCTATTAAACTAAAGCCGGATTATATCAATTGCCATACAGGAAAAGAGTATTACAGTTTTGAGGAAAACAAGAAGCTGATCTTGCTTGCCTATGGGATGAGCAAGCAATCAGGAATACCGATTTACCATGAGACGCATCGTGGACGGTTCAGTTTTGCAGCTAATATTACCAAAGAATATCTTGAAAAGATACCTGAATTGACCCTAGCCTTGGATATATCCCATTGGTGTGTCGTCCATGAATCCTTGCTTTCGGACCAAAAAGAGGCAGTGGAACTTGCCCTTTCGAGAACCGGACATATCCATACACGAGTTGGGCATCAGCAGGGCGCTCAGGTGAACGATCCGGCAGCCCCTGAATGGAAAGCTGCCCTGGACCAACACTTGGCATGGTGGGATGCCATCGTTGATCGGCATAAAAAGCAAGGTAAGTCTACGCTGACCATGTGCATGGAATTTGGTCCATCGGGTTATTTGCCCACCTTGCCTTATACCCAACAACCTGTTGCCGATCAATGGTCTGTAAATAAATTTATGTTGGATCTCCTGAAGAAAAGATATAGCTCCTTATGA
- a CDS encoding c-type cytochrome domain-containing protein — translation MKFLEELASFFGRFHPILVHLPIGMLVLAFAMAAFEKVKKTVEYGSAIRFSLLLGAFAAVLAAVTGFLLSKDGGYEDDVLDFHQWLGISVALLSLLSYWLYRDGNTAQGILGKLKAQRFVILLLMVVLLGFTGHFGGTLTHGKGYIKDAIPSDIKAALGIEDKEEEIMVLENVQEAEVYGQVIQPILKARCQSCHGEKKQEGEFSLHNKESLLKGGESGSLLEAGNKDKSELYRRLILPEGHEDRMPPKGRKPITNDQIKLIAWWIDSGLAFDKKVKQVDQGQEIAAILKKLESPAEPTESPMLYANLPEAPDLPEERLEAWQAKGIKVLPVATENNYVTINAINYPELNDKDIEDLMHIKENIVQLKLGHTKVTDQGMKLLTSLPNLVRLHLEHTGVTDKGMEILKSAPQLAYLNIVGTKVTEKGVQQLSSIKSLKDIYAFQSGVKLNADNLKGNGNSRLDTGNYELPFLESDTIQY, via the coding sequence ATGAAGTTTCTAGAAGAATTGGCCTCCTTTTTCGGTCGTTTCCACCCAATCCTAGTCCATCTGCCAATCGGAATGCTTGTGCTAGCCTTTGCAATGGCAGCTTTCGAAAAGGTCAAGAAAACTGTTGAGTATGGTTCAGCGATTAGGTTTTCGCTATTGTTGGGGGCTTTTGCTGCTGTATTGGCTGCGGTTACGGGGTTCTTGCTGTCCAAGGATGGAGGCTATGAGGATGATGTCCTAGATTTCCACCAATGGCTAGGGATCTCAGTTGCCCTATTGTCTTTGCTGAGCTATTGGCTCTACCGTGACGGAAATACAGCGCAGGGGATTCTGGGAAAGTTGAAGGCTCAACGTTTTGTGATCCTGTTGCTGATGGTCGTTCTATTGGGATTTACAGGTCATTTTGGTGGGACATTAACCCATGGTAAAGGTTATATCAAGGATGCAATTCCTTCGGATATAAAAGCCGCATTGGGCATCGAGGACAAGGAGGAAGAGATTATGGTACTGGAGAACGTTCAGGAAGCTGAAGTCTATGGACAGGTCATCCAACCTATACTAAAGGCTAGGTGCCAGAGTTGCCATGGTGAAAAGAAACAGGAAGGTGAATTCTCCTTACATAACAAGGAAAGCCTACTGAAAGGCGGTGAATCAGGATCTTTGTTGGAAGCAGGGAACAAGGATAAAAGTGAACTCTATAGGCGACTTATCTTACCAGAAGGCCATGAGGATAGGATGCCACCAAAAGGTAGGAAACCTATTACAAACGATCAGATCAAGCTAATTGCTTGGTGGATTGATAGCGGACTGGCTTTTGATAAAAAGGTAAAGCAAGTGGATCAAGGGCAGGAAATAGCAGCAATCCTTAAAAAGCTGGAAAGTCCGGCTGAACCCACTGAATCACCAATGTTGTATGCCAACCTACCAGAAGCTCCAGACCTTCCAGAAGAACGATTGGAGGCTTGGCAGGCTAAAGGGATAAAGGTCCTTCCGGTAGCTACGGAAAACAACTATGTGACAATCAATGCCATTAATTATCCAGAGCTCAACGATAAGGATATTGAAGATCTGATGCATATCAAAGAAAATATTGTACAGTTGAAACTTGGGCATACCAAAGTAACGGATCAAGGCATGAAACTTTTGACTTCATTGCCAAACCTGGTCCGTCTGCATTTGGAACATACCGGAGTTACCGACAAAGGAATGGAAATCTTGAAGTCTGCTCCACAGTTGGCCTATCTCAATATCGTAGGAACAAAGGTTACCGAAAAGGGAGTGCAACAGCTCAGCTCGATCAAGTCACTGAAGGACATCTATGCCTTCCAAAGTGGAGTTAAATTAAATGCAGATAACTTAAAGGGGAATGGGAATTCCAGGTTAGACACCGGTAACTATGAATTACCGTTTCTTGAGTCTGATACCATACAATATTAA
- a CDS encoding helix-turn-helix transcriptional regulator, which yields MQGNTIFKISSKIKEIRKNKGITIQELANKAGVSKGLISQIENNRTIPSLPVLINIISSLEIDMNQFFEDFSGPKEPGPVILLKKENYSSLILEKGSGSLYKRITDQDLGESNMSVVLLELDPYKEESIVQQDAYIFKHIINGKAAIHLRNQVIELETGDSIFLDGNMIRSTKNENDEKCIILITYFFPSKS from the coding sequence ATGCAAGGCAATACTATTTTCAAAATAAGTAGTAAGATCAAGGAAATCAGAAAAAACAAGGGTATTACGATCCAAGAGCTTGCGAACAAGGCTGGAGTGAGCAAAGGGCTAATTTCACAGATTGAAAACAATAGGACTATACCTTCACTTCCGGTATTAATCAATATCATCAGCTCTCTTGAAATTGACATGAACCAGTTTTTTGAGGATTTCTCAGGTCCCAAGGAACCAGGTCCAGTCATTCTACTCAAAAAAGAAAACTATTCTTCGTTAATATTGGAGAAAGGATCAGGTTCTCTATACAAAAGAATTACCGATCAAGATCTAGGAGAAAGCAATATGAGTGTTGTTTTGTTAGAATTAGATCCTTACAAAGAAGAATCCATAGTGCAACAGGATGCCTACATTTTTAAGCATATTATCAATGGGAAAGCAGCGATACATTTAAGAAATCAGGTAATAGAACTAGAAACTGGTGATTCCATATTTCTTGATGGAAATATGATTCGTTCCACAAAAAATGAAAATGACGAGAAATGCATTATCTTGATCACCTATTTCTTTCCTAGTAAATCTTAG
- a CDS encoding response regulator → MKETLRITLVDDDSIFCFLFKKFLEKYDKKQIELSIFPDGYTAAEFFRKNKSNKESYPHVLFIDINMPLMNGWELMTSIQEENLFEDQEVSIFIISSSICKSDRYKSNNGNQYIEYLTKPISHQTLFQVLDSLQS, encoded by the coding sequence ATGAAGGAAACATTGAGGATAACTCTTGTGGATGATGATTCTATTTTCTGTTTTCTATTCAAGAAATTCCTTGAAAAGTACGACAAAAAACAGATTGAACTGAGCATCTTCCCTGATGGATATACTGCAGCTGAGTTTTTCAGAAAGAACAAATCCAACAAAGAAAGTTATCCCCATGTCTTGTTTATAGACATCAATATGCCCTTAATGAATGGCTGGGAATTGATGACGAGCATACAAGAAGAAAACCTATTCGAAGATCAAGAGGTAAGCATCTTTATTATTAGCTCTTCTATCTGTAAATCAGACCGATATAAAAGCAATAACGGTAATCAATACATTGAGTACCTGACTAAGCCCATTTCCCATCAAACTCTTTTTCAAGTTTTGGATAGCTTACAATCCTAA
- a CDS encoding PAS domain S-box protein, giving the protein MELPLVSDELKQLKQKLEDFDSLVSSIDDIIFEIRDDGVILNCWTSTPEQLFYEKEFIVNKSIADLFPQEFSETLTYILNKSFKRRTGYVLKYKSPYDSNPDQWFKLKTKIINNKTDRLTVVVTNITREQRLEAEMQIKEEKFNRAFKNSSIGMLLLNRSLKVMEYNQELQSILGYTIAEEMLEKPISEFIHEESLDLVTTATKQVKSGEMEKAIIEARCIAKEDKSFYCLINISSVRDMTGKLVYFLCQIQDLSLFKNNEIKLNQQNELLEKRNYELKVRVNQLEAYNQILTHNLRTPISNINMIIEQLSLETDEHEKQVLTKLLKKSNFKFLKLFDKLIETVEIQNSNDSLFKTSNMDEIYQNLTNQFQSKIDSKELQLDCHFEIIEIAFPRYLYLQYHALSD; this is encoded by the coding sequence ATGGAACTTCCCTTAGTGTCTGATGAATTAAAGCAATTGAAACAAAAACTGGAAGATTTTGACTCCTTAGTATCCTCTATAGATGATATTATATTTGAAATCAGGGATGATGGTGTCATATTGAACTGTTGGACATCTACCCCGGAACAGCTCTTCTATGAAAAGGAATTTATTGTCAATAAATCCATTGCTGATCTTTTCCCACAAGAATTTTCCGAAACCCTCACATATATCCTGAACAAATCCTTCAAGAGAAGGACTGGCTACGTGTTGAAATACAAATCGCCCTATGATTCAAATCCCGACCAATGGTTTAAGTTGAAGACCAAGATCATCAATAATAAAACTGATCGGTTGACAGTGGTGGTGACCAATATTACCAGAGAACAAAGGCTGGAAGCCGAGATGCAGATCAAGGAGGAGAAATTCAATCGTGCTTTCAAGAATTCTTCTATCGGTATGCTGCTGTTGAACCGTTCGCTGAAGGTCATGGAATACAACCAAGAACTGCAAAGCATATTGGGCTATACCATTGCTGAGGAAATGTTGGAAAAACCCATATCAGAGTTCATCCATGAAGAATCACTCGATTTGGTGACAACAGCCACAAAACAGGTGAAGTCTGGTGAAATGGAAAAAGCCATTATAGAAGCCCGTTGTATTGCCAAAGAAGATAAATCTTTTTATTGCCTGATCAATATTTCATCTGTTCGCGATATGACTGGAAAATTAGTCTATTTCCTTTGTCAGATACAAGATCTATCGCTTTTCAAGAACAATGAGATTAAGCTTAACCAACAGAACGAACTCTTGGAAAAAAGGAACTACGAACTGAAAGTTCGAGTAAATCAATTAGAAGCTTACAATCAGATCCTAACGCATAACCTCAGGACCCCGATCAGTAATATCAACATGATCATCGAGCAATTGAGTCTTGAAACTGATGAACATGAGAAGCAAGTCCTGACCAAATTATTGAAAAAGAGCAATTTCAAATTCCTAAAACTGTTCGATAAACTGATTGAAACAGTGGAAATACAAAATTCTAACGACTCTCTTTTCAAGACCTCAAATATGGACGAAATATATCAAAATTTGACCAATCAGTTTCAGTCCAAAATCGACAGTAAAGAACTTCAGTTGGATTGCCATTTTGAAATAATAGAAATTGCCTTCCCCCGCTATCTATATCTACAATATCATGCATTATCTGATTAA